A genomic stretch from Mycobacterium cookii includes:
- a CDS encoding DUF6474 family protein produces the protein MGLFGKRKTRATRRAEARAIKARAKLEAKLAAKNEVRRFKAAQRAETKHLREQLKAQRGSDQTALKIAEAQLKTVREGKLLSPARIRRLLTVSRLLAPIVVPVAYRVSIAARGLIDQRRADRLGVPLAQIGRFSGHGGRLSARVAGAEQSLRTVQENKPKDPETKQFVTEMSARLTDLAAAITAAENMPATRRRGAHAAISSQLDEIDADLMARLGLA, from the coding sequence ATGGGCCTGTTCGGCAAGCGAAAGACCCGTGCGACGCGTCGAGCCGAGGCCCGCGCGATCAAAGCCCGGGCCAAGCTCGAGGCCAAGCTGGCAGCCAAGAACGAGGTTCGCCGGTTCAAGGCAGCGCAGCGCGCTGAGACAAAGCATCTGCGCGAGCAACTGAAGGCCCAGCGCGGCAGCGACCAAACCGCGTTGAAGATCGCCGAGGCTCAACTGAAAACCGTGCGCGAGGGCAAGTTGTTGTCGCCGGCGCGGATTCGCCGTCTGCTGACGGTGTCGCGGTTACTCGCGCCGATCGTGGTGCCGGTCGCCTACCGGGTTTCGATCGCGGCACGCGGACTGATCGACCAGCGGCGCGCCGACCGGCTCGGGGTCCCGCTGGCTCAGATCGGTCGATTCTCCGGGCACGGCGGCCGGTTGTCGGCCCGCGTCGCCGGAGCCGAACAGTCACTGCGGACCGTGCAGGAGAACAAGCCCAAGGACCCCGAGACCAAGCAGTTCGTCACCGAGATGTCCGCGCGGCTCACCGACCTCGCGGCGGCGATCACCGCCGCGGAGAACATGCCCGCCACCCGCCGCCGCGGCGCCCACGCCGCGATCTCGAGCCAGCTCGACGAAATCGACGCCGACCTGATGGCGCGCCTCGGCCTGGCCTGA
- a CDS encoding superoxide dismutase codes for MAEYTLPDLDWDYGALEPHISGQINELHHDKHHATYVKGANDAVAKLEEARAKDDQSAILLNEKNLAFNLAGHVNHSLWWKNLSPNGGDKPTGELAAAIDEAFGSFDKFRAQFTAAATTVQGSGWAALGWDSLGQKLLIFQVYDHQTNFPLGIVPLLVLDMWEHAFYLQYKNVKADFAKAFWNIVNWEDVQSRYGTATSKAQGLIAG; via the coding sequence GTGGCCGAATACACTTTGCCCGACCTGGATTGGGACTACGGAGCGTTGGAGCCCCATATTTCGGGCCAGATCAACGAACTTCACCACGACAAGCACCACGCGACGTACGTCAAAGGCGCCAACGATGCGGTTGCCAAGCTCGAAGAAGCGCGTGCGAAAGACGACCAGTCGGCCATCCTGTTGAACGAGAAGAACTTGGCTTTCAACTTGGCCGGCCACGTCAACCACAGCTTGTGGTGGAAGAACCTGTCTCCCAACGGCGGTGACAAGCCGACCGGTGAGCTCGCCGCCGCCATCGATGAGGCGTTCGGATCGTTCGACAAGTTCCGCGCGCAGTTCACTGCGGCTGCGACCACGGTGCAGGGCTCGGGTTGGGCCGCGCTCGGGTGGGACAGCCTCGGCCAGAAGCTGTTGATATTCCAGGTTTACGACCACCAAACCAATTTCCCCCTCGGTATCGTTCCGCTGTTGGTGCTCGACATGTGGGAGCACGCGTTCTACTTGCAGTACAAGAACGTGAAGGCCGACTTCGCCAAAGCGTTTTGGAACATCGTCAACTGGGAGGACGTCCAGTCGCGTTACGGGACTGCGACTTCGAAGGCTCAGGGGCTCATCGCCGGCTAG
- a CDS encoding peptidase — translation MDTGSGRAIEVAPFHSRGALKGFVVSGRWPDSTKEWAQLLMVAVRVASLPGLLETTTVFGVREELPEAPAPGTVGLVLAEGPVVGESAIKPGYFADHQPPALLMLHPPSETMPSLPECNGAASGCVLLPGLPYLGLEHRAAWVEAEADGTITSMVSRVGVDPISHPDTAILAMLLAA, via the coding sequence ATGGATACTGGTTCAGGCCGGGCCATTGAAGTGGCCCCCTTCCATTCTCGTGGTGCCCTGAAAGGCTTTGTGGTTTCCGGGCGGTGGCCCGATTCGACAAAAGAGTGGGCGCAATTGCTGATGGTCGCCGTCAGGGTGGCGTCGTTGCCCGGATTGCTGGAAACCACAACGGTTTTCGGTGTGCGCGAGGAACTGCCGGAAGCTCCTGCGCCGGGCACCGTGGGCCTGGTGTTGGCAGAAGGTCCGGTAGTAGGCGAATCAGCAATCAAGCCAGGCTATTTCGCCGACCATCAGCCGCCCGCTCTGTTGATGCTGCATCCGCCTTCCGAGACGATGCCGTCGCTGCCCGAGTGCAACGGCGCGGCGTCGGGCTGCGTGCTGTTGCCCGGTCTGCCCTATCTGGGGCTGGAGCACCGGGCCGCGTGGGTGGAGGCCGAAGCCGACGGCACGATCACGTCGATGGTCAGCCGCGTAGGCGTCGACCCGATCAGCCACCCCGATACAGCTATCTTGGCGATGCTGCTTGCCGCCTAG
- a CDS encoding rhodanese-like domain-containing protein has product MDGESAVAQIGVADLPAQFGPSAVLLDVREDDEWSRGHAAEAQHIPMGDVPARLDEISRTATLYVVCKLGGRSAKVADFLARSGFEPINVNGGMTAWAEAGRPVVTDDGSPGSI; this is encoded by the coding sequence ATGGATGGTGAATCGGCTGTGGCGCAGATCGGGGTCGCGGACTTGCCCGCCCAATTCGGGCCGTCGGCGGTGTTGCTGGATGTCCGGGAGGACGACGAGTGGAGTCGCGGGCACGCCGCCGAAGCCCAACACATCCCGATGGGCGACGTGCCGGCCCGGCTCGACGAGATCAGCCGGACCGCGACGCTCTACGTCGTGTGCAAGCTCGGCGGCCGCTCGGCCAAAGTCGCCGACTTCCTCGCCCGCAGCGGGTTCGAGCCGATCAACGTCAACGGCGGGATGACCGCCTGGGCCGAGGCCGGTCGTCCGGTCGTCACCGACGATGGCAGCCCGGGCAGCATCTAG
- a CDS encoding YcnI family copper-binding membrane protein, with protein MSSPRRFFWRSAIATIGASALCLWPAATTASAHVEATSGDAVRGGVALVSFQVPNESTTGAATTTLTVDLTNVSAVRTEAEPGWTADLDRDGSSGPVRSVTWTAAPNGGIGVGEFGVFRISAKLPDADTVSFPATQTYADGTVVKWDQPSTAGQAEPEHPAPTLVIAGGAPSHTQHTVQPTATATPAAPGRPAADNTARVLAGAALLLAAVGIGAALIGRRT; from the coding sequence ATGTCATCCCCTCGTCGGTTTTTCTGGCGCAGCGCAATCGCAACGATCGGCGCGTCGGCGCTCTGCCTGTGGCCCGCCGCCACGACCGCATCGGCCCACGTCGAAGCCACCAGCGGCGACGCCGTTCGGGGCGGCGTGGCGCTGGTCAGCTTCCAGGTCCCCAACGAGTCGACGACCGGCGCGGCCACCACCACGCTGACGGTCGACCTGACCAATGTCTCCGCGGTCCGCACCGAAGCCGAGCCCGGCTGGACGGCTGACCTCGACCGCGACGGCAGCTCAGGCCCTGTCCGGTCGGTGACGTGGACCGCGGCGCCCAACGGCGGCATCGGGGTGGGCGAATTCGGGGTCTTCCGTATATCGGCGAAGCTGCCCGATGCCGACACGGTCAGCTTTCCGGCAACCCAGACCTACGCGGACGGGACCGTGGTGAAATGGGATCAGCCGTCGACGGCCGGCCAAGCAGAACCCGAACACCCGGCGCCGACCCTGGTGATCGCCGGGGGGGCGCCGTCGCATACTCAGCACACCGTTCAGCCGACCGCCACGGCAACGCCTGCCGCTCCGGGCCGGCCGGCGGCTGACAACACCGCCCGCGTGCTGGCCGGCGCGGCGTTGCTGCTCGCCGCCGTCGGGATCGGTGCCGCGCTGATCGGGCGGCGGACATGA
- a CDS encoding DUF4328 domain-containing protein, with protein MIQVCSQCGTRWNVRDKQRVWCPRCNGTLLAPATTTPAAPAARTDGAWSAGPRTAPRLPPGYRWIALRPGPPPPPRRRRRPLGPTPRYTAIPRWGLRDSVGAEGAGPGRAARPAPSADRVRTTFFVAAIALGTAALVHVVRYLLLVINRNTLLNWLVADAAALLSVLASLAAVAAVMTCAAVLTRWMIARRAAAFEHRGTPESRSRRALWVGTLLPPSFAMVLAISVAVVLATSDRPTSWALMAGCVALCCLPLLATVWALVYVIELARTEDHYTRLRPVIWSWWLLWLLSSMTSVFATVTSGAQDSQGIANNTAAMIVAYLLALASVLVTAKLFEGFERKPVERPAHRWVVVEDDGKDPAGSTAAVELAGEEPAA; from the coding sequence ATGATCCAAGTGTGCTCCCAGTGCGGCACACGCTGGAATGTCCGTGACAAGCAGCGTGTGTGGTGTCCGCGCTGTAACGGGACGCTGCTGGCTCCGGCAACGACCACGCCGGCCGCACCCGCCGCGCGTACCGACGGTGCCTGGAGTGCCGGCCCGCGGACAGCGCCGCGACTACCACCCGGCTACCGCTGGATCGCGCTGCGTCCCGGCCCACCCCCACCCCCTCGCCGTCGTCGCCGCCCGCTCGGACCCACGCCGCGATACACCGCGATACCGCGCTGGGGTTTGCGCGACAGCGTCGGGGCCGAGGGCGCCGGGCCGGGTCGCGCGGCGCGGCCCGCGCCATCGGCCGACCGCGTTCGCACGACGTTCTTCGTCGCCGCGATCGCCCTGGGAACAGCGGCGCTGGTGCACGTGGTGCGCTATCTCCTGCTGGTCATCAACCGCAACACCTTGCTGAACTGGCTGGTGGCCGACGCGGCGGCGCTGCTGAGCGTGCTGGCCAGCCTGGCAGCGGTTGCCGCGGTGATGACCTGTGCCGCAGTGCTGACCCGGTGGATGATCGCCCGTCGCGCCGCGGCGTTCGAGCACCGCGGTACGCCGGAATCCCGCTCGCGGCGGGCGCTGTGGGTGGGCACCTTGCTGCCGCCGTCGTTCGCGATGGTGCTGGCCATCTCCGTGGCCGTGGTCCTGGCCACGTCGGACCGTCCGACCAGCTGGGCGCTGATGGCCGGCTGCGTCGCGCTCTGCTGTCTGCCGCTGCTTGCCACGGTGTGGGCGTTGGTCTACGTCATCGAGCTGGCCCGGACCGAGGATCACTACACCCGGTTGCGACCGGTGATCTGGAGTTGGTGGCTGCTGTGGTTGCTCAGCAGCATGACGTCGGTCTTCGCGACGGTGACCAGTGGCGCACAGGATTCGCAGGGTATCGCCAACAACACGGCGGCGATGATCGTGGCCTATCTGCTGGCTTTGGCGTCGGTGCTGGTGACGGCCAAGCTGTTCGAAGGGTTCGAGCGCAAGCCGGTCGAGCGGCCCGCACACCGCTGGGTGGTCGTCGAGGACGACGGCAAGGATCCGGCGGGATCTACTGCAGCGGTTGAGTTGGCGGGTGAAGAACCGGCAGCATAG
- a CDS encoding transcriptional regulator — MSTTFSARLNRLFDTVYPPGRGPHTSAEVIAALKAEGITMSAPYLSQLRSGNRTNPSSATMAALANFFRIRPAYFTDDEYYEKLDKELSWLLVMRDEGVRRIALRASGLSQEAQEDIVHRVDELRRKEQLDA; from the coding sequence ATGAGCACGACATTTTCCGCCCGCCTGAACCGTCTGTTCGATACGGTCTACCCGCCCGGACGGGGTCCGCACACTTCTGCTGAAGTCATCGCGGCGCTCAAGGCTGAAGGAATCACGATGTCGGCTCCGTATTTATCGCAGCTACGCTCTGGCAACCGCACCAACCCGTCGTCGGCAACCATGGCCGCCCTGGCGAACTTCTTCCGCATCAGGCCCGCGTACTTCACCGACGACGAGTACTACGAGAAGCTCGACAAGGAGCTCTCGTGGTTGCTGGTCATGCGCGACGAGGGTGTCCGGCGCATCGCCCTGCGGGCGAGCGGCTTGTCACAGGAGGCGCAAGAAGACATCGTTCACCGCGTCGACGAGCTGCGCCGCAAGGAGCAGCTGGACGCCTGA
- a CDS encoding glycerophosphodiester phosphodiesterase yields MTGAGEVDSRHPFVVAHRGASASLPEHTLAAYDLALREGADGVECDVRLTRDGHLVCVHDRKLDRTSSGAGLVSAMTLAELRELDFGAWHGSWRADGAHGDTGLLTLDALVELVLDWKRPVKIFIETKHPVRYGALVESKVLALLHRFGIASPASADRSRAVVMSFSAAALWRVRRAAPLLPTVLLGRSHRFLSSSAASTVGATAVGPSIGVLREHPELVDRAAAQGRALYCWTCDDYDDVGFCRDIGVAWLATNYPGRVKAWLEDGLTGADPR; encoded by the coding sequence ATGACAGGTGCCGGCGAGGTGGACTCGCGGCACCCGTTCGTCGTGGCCCATCGGGGGGCGTCGGCCTCCCTGCCCGAACACACCCTGGCCGCCTACGACTTGGCGCTGCGGGAAGGCGCCGACGGAGTTGAATGCGACGTTCGGCTGACCCGCGACGGACACCTGGTCTGCGTGCACGACCGCAAACTCGACCGGACATCCAGTGGCGCCGGCCTGGTCAGCGCGATGACGCTGGCCGAGCTCCGCGAACTGGATTTTGGTGCGTGGCATGGCAGTTGGCGCGCCGACGGCGCCCACGGTGACACCGGTCTGCTGACGCTGGACGCCCTCGTCGAGCTGGTGCTGGACTGGAAGCGGCCGGTGAAGATCTTCATCGAAACCAAGCACCCGGTCCGCTACGGCGCACTGGTGGAAAGCAAAGTGCTGGCGCTGCTGCATCGCTTCGGCATCGCTTCACCCGCTTCGGCCGACCGATCCCGGGCGGTGGTGATGTCGTTCTCCGCGGCCGCGCTGTGGCGGGTCCGCCGGGCGGCGCCGCTGCTGCCGACGGTGCTGCTCGGCAGGAGCCATCGGTTCCTCAGCAGCAGCGCGGCCAGCACCGTCGGCGCCACCGCGGTCGGGCCGTCGATCGGTGTTCTGCGCGAACATCCCGAACTCGTCGACCGGGCCGCAGCCCAGGGCCGCGCGCTGTACTGCTGGACCTGTGACGACTACGACGACGTCGGATTCTGCCGCGACATCGGGGTGGCCTGGCTGGCCACCAACTATCCCGGCCGCGTCAAAGCGTGGCTGGAAGACGGGCTGACCGGCGCCGACCCCCGCTAG
- a CDS encoding ferritin, with protein sequence MNDHDAHKTKFHALLQEQVYHEFTNAQQYIAIAVYFDGADLRQLAKHFYSQAVEERNHAMTLVRYLLDRDVRIEIPAVDVVRNSFDTPRDALALALDQERTVTDQVSRLAAVARDEGDYLGEQFMQWFLKEQVEEMALMTTLVRVADRAGANLFDLENFVAREIDSARSEADAPAAAGGRL encoded by the coding sequence ATGAACGATCACGATGCCCATAAAACAAAATTTCACGCTTTATTGCAAGAGCAGGTCTACCACGAATTCACCAATGCCCAGCAATACATTGCGATAGCCGTTTACTTCGACGGCGCGGACCTTCGTCAGCTCGCAAAACACTTTTATTCGCAGGCCGTTGAAGAACGTAATCACGCGATGACGCTGGTGCGGTATCTGCTTGACCGCGATGTGCGGATCGAGATCCCCGCCGTCGACGTGGTCCGCAATTCATTCGATACGCCGCGCGACGCGCTGGCGTTGGCGCTGGATCAGGAGCGCACCGTTACCGACCAGGTCAGCAGGCTGGCCGCGGTGGCCCGCGACGAGGGCGACTACCTCGGCGAGCAGTTCATGCAGTGGTTCCTCAAGGAGCAGGTCGAGGAGATGGCGCTGATGACCACGCTGGTGCGGGTCGCCGATCGGGCCGGGGCGAACCTGTTCGACCTGGAGAACTTCGTTGCCCGGGAGATCGACTCGGCGCGCTCAGAGGCCGACGCCCCAGCCGCCGCGGGCGGCCGACTCTAG
- a CDS encoding DUF2470 domain-containing protein, whose amino-acid sequence MTLAHCPAPTTAERIRSTCVRAGGALLAVEQAEPLTTPLHHLVADGSFAVGAPLDAPLNDGAQAVLELADYAPLPLREPIRSLVWIRGGLHRVPQSSVRELLDLIAEEHPHPALLQVQTPNSGPVRPGDTRYLLARLEIESVVVTDATGAEAVDAAALLAAQPDPFCGFESCWIRHLDSAHRDVVARLAARLPARLRRGDVRPLGVDRYGMRLRVESADGDRDIRLPFHKPVDDVPGLSQAIRVLMGCPFVNGLRARGN is encoded by the coding sequence ATGACACTCGCCCACTGCCCGGCGCCCACAACGGCCGAGCGGATCCGCAGCACGTGCGTCCGGGCCGGCGGCGCGCTGCTCGCGGTCGAACAGGCAGAGCCGCTCACCACGCCGCTGCACCACCTGGTCGCCGACGGCTCGTTCGCCGTCGGGGCTCCGCTCGATGCCCCGCTGAACGACGGGGCGCAGGCGGTGCTGGAATTGGCCGACTACGCGCCGCTGCCGCTGCGCGAGCCAATCCGCTCACTGGTGTGGATCCGGGGAGGGCTGCACCGGGTGCCGCAGTCGTCGGTGCGCGAACTGCTCGACCTGATCGCCGAGGAGCACCCGCACCCCGCGCTGCTGCAAGTACAGACTCCTAATTCCGGCCCGGTTCGCCCCGGCGACACCCGTTACCTGCTGGCACGGCTGGAGATCGAGTCGGTCGTGGTGACCGACGCGACGGGTGCTGAGGCCGTCGACGCGGCGGCGCTACTGGCCGCGCAGCCCGACCCGTTCTGCGGGTTCGAATCGTGCTGGATCCGGCATCTGGACAGTGCTCACCGTGACGTGGTGGCGCGGCTGGCCGCCCGGCTGCCGGCCCGGCTGCGCCGCGGAGATGTTCGCCCGCTCGGCGTGGACCGCTATGGCATGCGCCTGCGAGTGGAAAGCGCGGACGGCGATCGAGACATCCGGCTGCCGTTCCACAAGCCGGTCGACGACGTCCCCGGCCTGAGCCAGGCGATCCGCGTGCTGATGGGCTGCCCGTTCGTGAACGGCCTGCGAGCCCGCGGCAACTGA
- a CDS encoding CPBP family intramembrane glutamic endopeptidase: MIAPSGDVDGLATDRRSLRLEVVIVLSVTFGLSAVEALLQLTDSVLRNLSTQKIPLNPRRSHFDLIDLGLNATVVVQLISWGALGLYLLWRSGSTPLGRLRWRPDLLGGLGLAALIGLPGLGLYLAARALGINASVIPSGLGDTWWRVPMLTLTAFADGWAEEIIVVGYLLTRLDQLGVGSRAALAWSALLRGAYHLYQGFGAGLGNIAMGLVFGYAWRRTGRLWPLVIAHGLIDTVAFVGYALLAGHLGWLR; the protein is encoded by the coding sequence GTGATCGCGCCCTCCGGTGACGTCGACGGTCTTGCGACCGACCGCCGTTCGCTGCGCCTCGAGGTCGTGATCGTGCTGAGCGTGACGTTCGGCCTGAGCGCGGTCGAGGCGCTGCTGCAGCTCACCGACTCCGTCCTGCGCAACCTGAGCACGCAGAAGATTCCGCTCAACCCGCGGCGGTCCCACTTCGACCTGATCGACCTCGGCCTCAACGCGACGGTCGTCGTCCAGCTGATCTCCTGGGGTGCGCTCGGGTTGTATCTGCTGTGGCGTTCCGGATCGACGCCGTTGGGCCGGCTGCGGTGGCGGCCCGACCTGCTCGGCGGCCTCGGCCTGGCCGCGCTGATCGGCCTGCCCGGGCTCGGTCTCTACCTCGCAGCGCGGGCGCTGGGAATCAACGCCTCGGTGATCCCGTCCGGTCTGGGCGACACCTGGTGGCGGGTTCCGATGCTGACGCTGACCGCCTTCGCCGACGGCTGGGCCGAGGAGATCATCGTCGTCGGGTATCTGTTGACCCGCCTGGATCAGCTGGGTGTCGGCTCCCGGGCGGCGCTGGCGTGGTCGGCCCTGCTGCGCGGCGCCTACCACCTCTACCAAGGCTTCGGCGCCGGGCTGGGCAACATCGCGATGGGCCTGGTGTTCGGGTACGCGTGGCGGCGCACCGGCCGGCTCTGGCCGCTGGTGATCGCGCACGGCCTGATCGACACCGTGGCGTTCGTCGGCTACGCGCTGCTGGCCGGCCACCTGGGCTGGCTGCGATGA
- a CDS encoding LCP family protein, which translates to MALSLVIAVALACAGILGGALWFESAMHRQTVLTDYPGRPASGHGSTWLLVGSDSRRGLSVEQQEALATGGDTGNGRTDTILLVHIPAVGSGTAATMVSIPRDSYVPIPGYGRDKINAAFAMGGAPLLAETVEQATGLRLDHYAEIGFSGFAALVDAMGGVTVCPTAPIDDPLAGINLRAGCQKLGGGDALGYVRSRATPRADLDRMVDQRQFMSALLHRATSPATWLNPWRWYSVPRAAAGALTVDHNDHVWDLARLAWSLVGSTATLTVPIGEFTNSDAGSVVVWDHEKAAALFDAMAADRPVPSTISSGS; encoded by the coding sequence TTGGCGTTGAGCCTGGTGATCGCGGTGGCGCTGGCTTGCGCGGGCATTCTCGGCGGCGCGTTGTGGTTTGAGTCCGCCATGCATCGCCAGACGGTGCTGACCGATTACCCCGGTCGTCCGGCGTCCGGGCACGGCAGCACCTGGCTGCTGGTCGGCTCGGACAGCAGGCGGGGCCTCAGCGTCGAGCAGCAGGAGGCACTGGCAACCGGCGGCGACACCGGCAACGGCCGGACCGACACCATTCTGCTGGTGCACATTCCGGCCGTCGGGTCGGGAACTGCGGCGACCATGGTGTCGATTCCGCGTGACTCCTACGTGCCGATCCCCGGCTATGGCCGCGACAAGATCAACGCGGCGTTCGCGATGGGTGGCGCGCCGCTGCTGGCGGAGACGGTCGAGCAGGCCACCGGGCTGCGGCTTGACCACTACGCCGAAATCGGGTTCAGCGGGTTCGCCGCCCTGGTCGACGCCATGGGTGGGGTCACCGTCTGTCCGACCGCACCGATCGACGATCCACTGGCCGGCATCAACCTGCGCGCCGGTTGCCAGAAGCTGGGTGGCGGCGACGCGCTGGGTTACGTCCGCAGCAGGGCCACGCCGCGGGCCGATCTGGACCGGATGGTCGACCAGCGGCAGTTCATGTCGGCGCTGCTGCATCGGGCGACCAGCCCGGCGACCTGGCTCAACCCGTGGCGGTGGTACTCGGTGCCGCGGGCGGCGGCCGGCGCGTTGACCGTCGACCACAACGACCACGTCTGGGATCTGGCCCGGCTGGCTTGGTCGCTGGTCGGGTCGACCGCCACCTTGACCGTGCCGATCGGTGAGTTCACCAACAGCGACGCCGGGTCGGTGGTGGTGTGGGACCACGAGAAGGCCGCCGCGCTATTCGACGCAATGGCCGCCGACCGGCCGGTGCCGTCCACAATTTCCAGCGGGTCGTAG